A window of the Caminicella sporogenes DSM 14501 genome harbors these coding sequences:
- the spoVAC gene encoding stage V sporulation protein AC produces the protein MKRELDEEKYKEYVQNKIPKPNYIKNSIWAFFVGGIICTFAQFVLNMFKNIGLDKKEANTATVIVMVFLGAFLTGLGVYDKIGKRAGAGSIVPITGFANSIVSPAMEFKREGYVFGVGAKMFSLAGPVLVYGFSSSVIIGLLYFFLKK, from the coding sequence ATGAAAAGAGAATTAGATGAAGAAAAATATAAAGAATATGTCCAAAATAAAATACCAAAACCTAATTATATAAAAAATAGTATTTGGGCATTTTTTGTAGGAGGTATTATTTGTACTTTTGCACAATTTGTACTTAATATGTTTAAAAATATTGGCTTGGATAAAAAAGAAGCAAATACTGCAACAGTTATAGTAATGGTATTTTTAGGTGCTTTTCTTACTGGATTAGGGGTTTATGACAAAATAGGCAAGAGAGCTGGAGCAGGTTCTATAGTACCAATAACGGGATTTGCAAATTCTATTGTATCTCCTGCTATGGAATTTAAAAGAGAAGGATATGTTTTTGGTGTAGGAGCAAAGATGTTTAGTTTGGCTGGTCCTGTATTGGTATATGGTTTTAGTTCTTCAGTAATAATAGGTTTACTATATTTCTTTTTAAAGAAATAG
- a CDS encoding spore germination protein → MKLTKKVGENIKILDRKLGISENFDVVKREIIIGGRKAFYIFIDGFAKDEIMLYIEKRLQSLDREEITPNTIEKLITQKISYLEVEITDEVEHIEFMVLSGALAILIDREDNAIILDVRSYPARGPEEPDLEKVTRGSRDGFTETLIFNTALIRRRIRDPSLRFEIIQVGSRSKTDVVIGYIKDIADSNLVKDLKEKINKIDTDALEMCEKSLEEFILGRSWNPLPQVRYTERPDVASAHLLEGHIVVIVDNSPSVMILPVTMFHFTQHAQDYYQNPAVGTYFRWVRFIGILFSVILPPLWLLLVYYKGSFPDWLKFLGPKKTGEISLFMQFFILEIGIDLLRIASVHTPNSLATALAIIGGLILSEFAIKVGWFVPETILYMSVAGLGMFAIPSLEFSLALRLFRYILLISTGFFRIYGFIGSLIFIFIIFVSTKSFGGIRYTWPLIPFDRKSLATIIFRKPIPEVKRRPEFLKTKDKNAAPPDDEVPN, encoded by the coding sequence ATGAAGCTTACGAAAAAAGTAGGGGAAAATATTAAAATTCTTGATAGAAAACTTGGAATATCAGAAAATTTTGATGTAGTTAAGAGAGAAATAATTATAGGTGGAAGAAAAGCTTTTTATATATTTATTGATGGATTTGCTAAAGATGAGATTATGTTATATATAGAAAAAAGGCTTCAAAGTTTAGATAGAGAAGAAATAACTCCTAATACTATTGAAAAATTAATAACTCAGAAGATTTCATATCTTGAAGTAGAAATTACTGATGAAGTTGAACATATTGAATTTATGGTGCTTTCAGGTGCATTAGCTATTTTAATAGATAGAGAAGACAATGCAATTATACTTGATGTTAGAAGTTATCCAGCTAGAGGACCAGAAGAACCGGATTTGGAGAAGGTGACAAGAGGTTCTAGAGATGGTTTTACTGAAACTCTTATATTTAATACTGCATTAATAAGGAGAAGAATAAGGGACCCAAGTTTAAGATTTGAAATTATACAAGTAGGAAGCAGGTCTAAAACTGATGTTGTAATAGGGTATATAAAAGATATTGCAGATTCAAATTTAGTAAAGGATTTAAAAGAAAAGATAAATAAAATAGATACAGATGCACTAGAAATGTGTGAAAAAAGTTTAGAGGAGTTCATATTAGGAAGAAGTTGGAATCCTCTGCCTCAAGTTAGATATACAGAAAGACCAGATGTTGCATCAGCCCATTTATTAGAAGGTCATATAGTAGTTATAGTTGATAATTCACCTAGTGTTATGATTTTACCTGTAACTATGTTTCATTTTACTCAACATGCTCAAGATTATTATCAAAATCCTGCAGTAGGTACGTATTTTAGATGGGTTAGATTTATAGGAATTTTATTTTCTGTTATTTTACCTCCTTTATGGTTATTGCTTGTATATTATAAAGGCAGTTTTCCAGATTGGTTAAAATTTTTAGGTCCGAAAAAAACAGGTGAAATTTCATTATTTATGCAGTTTTTTATTTTGGAAATAGGTATTGATTTATTGAGAATAGCATCAGTACATACACCTAACTCTTTGGCAACAGCATTAGCTATCATAGGTGGTTTAATTTTAAGTGAATTTGCTATAAAAGTTGGATGGTTTGTGCCTGAAACAATACTTTATATGTCAGTTGCAGGATTAGGGATGTTTGCAATACCAAGTCTTGAATTTTCTTTGGCATTAAGACTTTTTAGATATATTCTTCTTATATCAACTGGTTTTTTTAGAATATATGGTTTTATTGGGTCTTTGATTTTTATTTTTATTATATTTGTTTCTACAAAGTCTTTTGGAGGAATAAGATATACTTGGCCTTTAATACCATTTGATAGGAAAAGTTTGGCTACAATTATATTTAGAAAACCGATACCAGAAGTTAAAAGAAGACCTGAATTTTTAAAAACTAAAGATAAAAATGCAGCTCCACCTGATGATGAAGTACCAAATTAA
- a CDS encoding stage V sporulation protein AE has protein sequence MKQKRKVIIVTDGDSFAQRAVEIATSNIGGRCISRSAGNPTPLQGFEIVNLIKKAKHDPVVVMVDDKGDQKMGKGEQALKKIINHPDIDVIGVVAVASNTQFVNGVEVDFSITCDGKIIEGAVDKDGKKTNQNVLYGDTVDILRNSNIPVIVGIGDIGKMRGKDDCEIGAPIITKALEEIISRSGKINEAYEKSRGKY, from the coding sequence ATGAAACAAAAAAGAAAAGTAATTATAGTTACTGATGGAGATAGTTTTGCTCAAAGGGCAGTTGAAATTGCAACATCAAATATTGGTGGAAGATGTATATCACGTTCTGCTGGTAATCCAACTCCCTTACAGGGATTTGAAATAGTAAACCTTATAAAGAAAGCAAAACATGACCCAGTAGTTGTAATGGTTGATGACAAAGGAGATCAGAAAATGGGAAAAGGAGAACAGGCACTTAAGAAAATAATAAATCATCCTGATATTGATGTTATTGGAGTAGTAGCAGTTGCTTCAAATACCCAATTTGTAAATGGAGTTGAAGTTGATTTTTCGATTACCTGTGATGGAAAAATAATTGAAGGTGCTGTAGATAAGGATGGAAAAAAAACAAATCAAAATGTATTATATGGAGATACGGTAGATATTTTAAGAAACAGCAATATTCCAGTAATTGTTGGAATTGGAGATATTGGTAAGATGAGAGGTAAAGATGATTGCGAGATAGGAGCTCCTATAATAACTAAAGCGTTAGAAGAAATCATAAGTAGGAGTGGAAAAATTAATGAAGCTTACGAAAAAAGTAGGGGAAAATATTAA
- the sigF gene encoding RNA polymerase sporulation sigma factor SigF, with protein MGTAASYEENSDFNSEKTIKLIERAQKGDEEAKSILVNENLGLVKSLVSRFDNRGYDREDIFQLGCIGLIKAIEKFDTSYGVRFSTYAVPMIIGEIKRFLRDDGIIKVSRSLKQTANKVKMTKETLFKKLGREPTIQEISKELNISKEDIVLALESSIHPDYLYDIIHEDDGSPIHLIDKISETNADDDSEIIDRIALKDALNKLKPRERQIIILRYFKDKTQSDIAKSLGISQVQVSRIEKKVLETMKNILEKT; from the coding sequence ATGGGGACAGCTGCTTCATATGAAGAAAATAGCGATTTTAATAGTGAAAAAACTATAAAGTTAATAGAAAGAGCACAGAAGGGAGATGAAGAAGCAAAATCAATTCTTGTAAATGAAAATCTTGGGCTAGTAAAAAGCCTTGTAAGTAGATTTGATAATAGAGGTTATGATAGAGAAGATATATTTCAATTAGGGTGTATAGGACTGATTAAAGCTATTGAAAAATTTGATACTTCTTATGGAGTGAGATTTTCTACATATGCAGTTCCTATGATAATAGGTGAAATAAAAAGGTTTTTAAGAGATGATGGAATAATTAAAGTTAGTAGAAGTTTAAAACAGACTGCAAATAAAGTTAAAATGACTAAGGAGACTTTATTTAAAAAATTAGGAAGAGAACCAACTATTCAGGAAATATCAAAAGAACTCAATATATCAAAAGAAGATATAGTTCTTGCTTTAGAATCAAGTATTCATCCTGACTATCTTTATGATATTATTCATGAAGATGATGGCTCGCCAATTCATTTGATAGATAAGATAAGTGAAACAAATGCTGATGATGACAGTGAAATAATTGATAGAATAGCTTTAAAGGATGCATTAAATAAATTGAAACCTAGAGAAAGACAAATTATTATACTGAGATATTTTAAAGATAAAACACAATCAGATATAGCAAAAAGTTTAGGAATTTCTCAAGTTCAGGTATCGAGAATAGAGAAAAAGGTTCTAGAAACAATGAAGAATATTTTGGAAAAGACATGA
- the spoVAD gene encoding stage V sporulation protein AD: MALKKLGKQTVVFDNPPYIVSTASIVGPKEGEGPLREYFDMILEDDLFGEKSWELAESKMLRETVKMAVQKSEKKIDDIEYMLSGDLLNQLMSASFAARDLGIPFFGLYGACSTMTESLSLGAMLIDGGYADNLVAVTSSHFSSAERQFRFPLEHGNQRPPSAQWTVTGAGAAILSSYGKGPRVKYVTTGRVIDLGIKDANNMGAAMAPAAADTIVSHFCETGLKPDYYDLIVTGDLGAIGKEITEELVLDKGYNIAKNYNDCGLLIFDNKVQDTHAGGSGCGCSASVFCGYIYKEMQNRKINKVLLISTGALLSVTSSNQGQSIPGIAHAVSMIVDD; the protein is encoded by the coding sequence ATGGCATTGAAAAAGTTAGGAAAGCAAACAGTAGTATTTGATAATCCCCCATATATTGTTTCTACTGCCAGTATAGTTGGACCGAAGGAGGGAGAAGGTCCTTTAAGAGAATATTTTGATATGATTTTAGAAGATGATTTATTTGGTGAAAAAAGTTGGGAATTAGCTGAGAGTAAAATGCTTAGAGAGACAGTAAAGATGGCTGTTCAAAAATCAGAAAAAAAAATTGATGATATAGAATATATGCTATCAGGAGACCTTTTAAATCAGTTAATGTCGGCAAGCTTTGCAGCAAGAGATTTAGGTATACCGTTCTTTGGATTATATGGAGCTTGTTCAACTATGACTGAATCTTTAAGCTTAGGAGCAATGCTTATAGATGGAGGATATGCTGATAATTTAGTAGCAGTAACATCAAGTCATTTTAGTTCTGCAGAAAGACAGTTTAGGTTTCCATTAGAACATGGAAATCAAAGACCACCGTCTGCACAGTGGACAGTAACAGGAGCTGGTGCAGCTATTCTTTCTTCATATGGTAAAGGACCTAGAGTTAAATATGTTACAACTGGTAGAGTTATTGATTTAGGAATAAAAGATGCTAATAATATGGGAGCGGCTATGGCTCCTGCTGCAGCTGATACTATAGTAAGTCATTTTTGTGAGACAGGTTTAAAGCCTGATTATTATGATTTGATAGTTACGGGCGATTTAGGAGCTATAGGCAAAGAAATAACTGAAGAATTGGTTTTAGATAAGGGATATAATATTGCTAAAAATTATAATGATTGTGGACTTTTAATATTTGATAATAAAGTTCAAGATACTCATGCAGGTGGTAGTGGTTGTGGATGTTCAGCGTCAGTATTTTGTGGATATATTTATAAAGAAATGCAAAATAGAAAAATAAATAAAGTACTGTTAATTTCAACAGGAGCATTACTTTCAGTTACAAGTTCAAATCAAGGGCAATCTATACCGGGGATAGCTCATGCAGTTTCAATGATAGTAGATGATTAA
- a CDS encoding transglycosylase domain-containing protein, translating into MTENNQRRSKQKKEKKNKKRKLLTTIKILLVFFIILSFVGAGAVTGLVVAALKDVKPIDPSKIDTMLDENSVILDKNGKVIEKVQRSGLRTVVSYDEIDEDLKNAFIATEDRKFFQHNGFNYTRLIGAIIEAIKDRHSPRGTSTITQQLARNLYLPHIKSEKTLSRKIKEAYYTIQLEKNLTKEQIFEAYMNTIYLGSGAKGVQAAAQTYFSKNASDLTLVEAALIAGITQNPARHSPIITKKKADVKEDDYILDDSDEQYTIVFNKKCIDRFKDVLYFMKVSGKITEEEYNKAKNVDLKKILKPKRLNRSEISSYFTDLVKDEVINSLIKELDISKEDAYNMLYTQGLKIYSTLDLSMQKKLEAIYKNSKNFPNLVIRKDSSGNILSKTGSILLYKRENILNNENYLVIPKNHYKYDTNGNLILYKNKRLKFIPLYEKGKRIGISVAVADTYKIENNQVVIYKGGRVNIPAQYKSYDKYKNLVVSKEFLDSNPNFFKKDNHNNLLISKENYSISNKGSIQPQSAMVIIDYRTGEIKALVGGRDIKGELLYNRAIKPRQPGSAIKPLAVYTPAIDNGWTAASIIDDVPHYDRNGNRWPKNWYEKSSNPKYTGYKGLVTLRKALQFSMNVPAVKVAERLGVNTSMEYLEKMGISVESKKNPNGSLVKSGPKNDMNLSAMALGGMTKGLTPLEITSAYGSLANKGIYIAPHSFTKVTDRNGNIIIENKPIKNYVVSPQVAFIMTDMMKSGVDAGTGRKARLANMPVAGKTGTTSNNYDAWFVGYTPYYVAGVWIGNDLQIKLREGSGASAKLWKKVMEEIHKNLPTKQFEKPEGIIRMAVDTVSGKLPTKLSYKDPRGSTVRQEYFIEGTQPTEFDDVHVEVEVCSESNKLPTEFCPTTLIEKKVFISRPVPYNPSEHGGFVPADYKYEVPKTYCDIHTHNTVPSNPIDSLPPGTIILPNGTKLLPDGRKILPDGTIIFKDGTIVYPSENNNTTENTNSNIIENNENEINNN; encoded by the coding sequence ATGACCGAAAATAATCAACGCAGATCAAAGCAAAAAAAAGAAAAAAAGAATAAAAAAAGAAAACTCTTAACTACTATTAAAATTTTACTAGTATTTTTTATCATTTTAAGTTTTGTTGGTGCTGGTGCTGTTACAGGTTTAGTCGTTGCAGCTTTAAAAGACGTTAAACCTATTGACCCATCAAAAATTGATACAATGCTTGATGAAAATTCAGTAATTTTAGACAAAAATGGTAAAGTAATAGAAAAGGTCCAACGTTCAGGTTTAAGAACTGTTGTAAGTTATGATGAAATTGACGAAGATTTAAAAAATGCATTTATTGCCACTGAGGACAGAAAATTTTTTCAGCATAATGGATTTAATTATACTAGATTAATCGGAGCTATTATAGAAGCTATTAAAGATAGACATTCTCCAAGAGGTACTAGTACAATTACTCAACAATTGGCAAGAAACCTTTATTTACCGCATATTAAAAGTGAAAAAACTTTATCTAGAAAAATCAAAGAAGCTTATTATACTATCCAATTGGAAAAAAATTTAACCAAAGAACAAATTTTTGAAGCTTATATGAATACTATTTATTTAGGCAGCGGTGCAAAAGGTGTACAAGCTGCAGCACAAACTTATTTTTCCAAAAATGCTAGTGATTTAACATTAGTTGAAGCAGCATTAATTGCAGGTATAACTCAAAATCCTGCACGCCATTCACCTATTATCACAAAGAAAAAAGCAGATGTTAAAGAAGATGATTATATATTAGATGATAGCGATGAACAGTACACAATAGTATTTAACAAAAAATGTATAGACAGATTTAAAGATGTCTTATACTTTATGAAAGTCAGTGGGAAAATTACTGAAGAAGAATATAATAAAGCTAAAAATGTTGATTTAAAAAAAATACTTAAACCAAAGCGTCTCAATAGATCTGAAATTTCTTCATACTTTACTGATTTAGTAAAAGATGAAGTTATTAATTCTCTTATAAAAGAACTTGATATATCTAAAGAAGATGCTTATAACATGCTTTATACACAAGGTCTAAAAATTTACAGTACCTTAGACTTAAGTATGCAAAAAAAATTAGAAGCTATATATAAAAACAGTAAAAATTTTCCTAATCTCGTAATAAGAAAAGATAGCTCTGGAAATATTTTAAGCAAAACTGGTTCTATACTTCTATATAAACGAGAAAATATATTAAATAATGAAAATTATTTAGTAATTCCAAAAAATCATTATAAATATGATACCAATGGTAACCTAATTCTATATAAAAATAAAAGATTGAAATTTATTCCTTTATACGAAAAAGGAAAAAGAATAGGTATTAGTGTTGCAGTAGCAGATACCTATAAAATAGAAAATAATCAAGTTGTTATATATAAAGGTGGAAGAGTTAATATACCAGCACAATATAAAAGTTATGATAAATATAAAAATTTAGTAGTAAGCAAAGAATTCTTAGATTCTAATCCAAATTTCTTTAAAAAAGATAACCATAACAATCTTTTAATATCAAAAGAGAATTACAGCATCAGTAATAAAGGAAGTATACAACCTCAATCTGCTATGGTAATCATTGACTATAGAACAGGAGAAATTAAAGCTTTAGTTGGCGGTAGAGATATAAAAGGTGAACTTCTTTATAATAGGGCAATAAAACCTAGACAACCAGGTTCTGCAATTAAACCTTTAGCCGTTTACACTCCAGCTATAGACAATGGTTGGACTGCTGCTAGTATAATAGATGACGTACCACATTATGATAGAAATGGTAATAGATGGCCTAAAAACTGGTATGAAAAAAGTAGCAATCCTAAATACACAGGATATAAAGGTCTAGTTACACTTAGAAAAGCTCTTCAATTTTCTATGAATGTTCCAGCTGTTAAAGTTGCTGAAAGACTTGGAGTAAATACTTCTATGGAGTACCTTGAAAAAATGGGTATTTCTGTAGAATCTAAAAAAAATCCAAACGGTTCTTTAGTTAAATCAGGACCTAAAAATGACATGAATCTTTCAGCAATGGCACTAGGTGGTATGACTAAAGGATTAACTCCGCTTGAGATAACTTCTGCTTATGGAAGTTTAGCTAATAAAGGAATTTATATTGCTCCACACTCATTTACAAAAGTTACTGATAGAAATGGAAATATAATTATTGAAAATAAACCTATTAAAAATTATGTAGTAAGTCCTCAAGTAGCTTTTATAATGACTGATATGATGAAAAGTGGAGTCGATGCAGGAACTGGAAGAAAAGCAAGACTTGCAAATATGCCTGTAGCAGGTAAAACTGGTACAACATCTAATAACTACGATGCTTGGTTTGTTGGATATACTCCTTACTATGTTGCTGGCGTTTGGATAGGTAACGACTTGCAAATAAAACTAAGAGAAGGAAGCGGTGCAAGTGCTAAACTTTGGAAAAAGGTCATGGAAGAAATTCATAAAAACTTACCTACTAAACAATTTGAAAAACCTGAAGGTATAATTAGAATGGCTGTTGATACTGTATCAGGTAAATTGCCAACGAAATTATCCTATAAAGACCCAAGAGGAAGTACTGTAAGACAGGAATATTTTATTGAAGGTACACAACCTACAGAATTTGATGATGTTCATGTTGAAGTTGAAGTTTGTTCAGAAAGCAATAAACTTCCAACTGAATTTTGTCCTACAACTTTAATAGAAAAGAAAGTATTTATAAGTAGACCTGTACCTTACAATCCTAGTGAGCATGGTGGATTTGTTCCTGCTGACTATAAATATGAAGTGCCAAAAACTTATTGTGATATACACACTCACAACACAGTTCCATCTAATCCAATTGATAGTTTACCACCCGGCACTATAATATTACCTAATGGTACAAAATTATTACCTGACGGAAGAAAAATACTACCTGACGGTACCATAATATTTAAAGACGGTACAATTGTATATCCTTCCGAAAATAATAATACTACTGAAAATACAAACAGCAATATAATAGAAAATAATGAAAATGAAATTAATAATAATTAA
- the spoVAE gene encoding stage V sporulation protein AE yields the protein MDYIKVFVVGGIICVIGQLLMDGTKLTPAHVLVIFVTSGAVLTALGIYEPIVKFGGTGATIPLTGFGYSLAKGAIDSVEKSGIIGAFTGGVESAAGGVAAAVVFGYLMAVIFNPKSKK from the coding sequence ATGGATTATATTAAGGTATTTGTTGTGGGCGGAATAATATGTGTTATTGGACAACTTCTTATGGATGGTACAAAACTTACACCAGCCCACGTGCTTGTAATATTTGTTACATCTGGTGCAGTTTTAACAGCTTTAGGAATATACGAACCAATAGTGAAGTTTGGGGGAACTGGTGCAACTATACCATTAACTGGATTTGGATATTCTCTTGCTAAGGGTGCAATAGATTCTGTTGAAAAATCTGGAATAATTGGAGCTTTTACAGGTGGAGTAGAGTCAGCAGCAGGTGGTGTAGCGGCAGCTGTAGTTTTTGGTTATTTAATGGCTGTGATATTTAATCCAAAAAGTAAAAAATAA
- the spoIIAA gene encoding anti-sigma F factor antagonist: MKLRFDIIDKNLLVHFDGELDHHSAEEVREDIDSKIDVNNIKNLIFDMSNMKFMDSSGIGVVIGRYKKISKLGGKVVVTCLNPHVDKIFQMSGIYKIIDKYETNEEALANM, translated from the coding sequence TTGAAATTAAGATTTGATATAATTGATAAAAATTTATTAGTGCATTTTGATGGAGAACTCGATCATCATTCAGCTGAAGAAGTTAGAGAAGATATAGATTCTAAAATAGATGTAAATAATATAAAGAATCTTATCTTTGACATGTCAAATATGAAATTTATGGATAGTTCTGGTATAGGAGTGGTTATAGGAAGATATAAAAAAATCAGCAAATTGGGAGGAAAAGTAGTAGTAACTTGTTTAAATCCTCATGTAGATAAGATATTTCAAATGTCAGGTATATATAAAATTATTGATAAATATGAAACTAATGAAGAAGCTTTAGCAAATATGTAA
- the spoIIAB gene encoding anti-sigma F factor, whose amino-acid sequence MKIEFLSKSQNEAFARVVVASFVSQLDPTIEELADIKTAVSEAVTNAIIHGYDNSEEKVLLECNINGNTIEIIVEDYGRGIEDIELARQPLYTSKPELERSGMGFTVMETFMDKVIVESEKGKGTKVIMIKTIGEKNKE is encoded by the coding sequence ATGAAAATAGAGTTTTTAAGCAAATCACAAAATGAAGCATTTGCAAGGGTAGTAGTAGCTTCTTTTGTATCACAACTTGATCCGACTATTGAAGAACTTGCAGATATAAAGACGGCGGTTTCAGAAGCAGTTACAAATGCTATAATACATGGATATGACAATTCAGAAGAAAAAGTTTTGTTAGAATGTAATATAAATGGAAATACTATTGAAATAATAGTAGAAGATTATGGAAGGGGAATTGAAGATATTGAATTAGCACGGCAACCTCTTTATACATCAAAACCAGAGCTTGAACGTTCTGGTATGGGATTTACAGTCATGGAAACTTTTATGGACAAAGTAATTGTTGAATCGGAAAAAGGTAAAGGTACTAAGGTTATAATGATAAAAACAATCGGGGAAAAGAATAAGGAGTAG
- the tyrS gene encoding tyrosine--tRNA ligase: MENVFDILKERGYIEQATHEEEIRELLGRESVTFYIGFDPTADSLHVGHFLQIMVMAYMQRAGHRPIFLLGGGTSMVGDPSGKTDMRKMLTEEEIRHNAECFKRQVRNLLDFSEGKAIMVNNAEWLLDLKYIPFLREVGKHFSVNRMLTAECYKNRMERGLSFLEFNYMIMQSYDFLQLYERYNCKLQLGGNDQWSNILGGVDLIRRIKGEQAYGMTFKLLTTSEGKKMGKTESGAVWLDPDKTSPYDFYQYWRNVNDADVEKCLSLLTFLPMEEVRRLGSLEGAEINRAKEILAFEVTKLVHGEEEAKKADRAAKALFGKGVNTEDVPYTEFSREEFKEGMDIITLLEKINLISSRSEGRRLIKQNGISVENEKVKDFTMIIKEEDFKDGKLMIRKGKKVYHQIRLV, translated from the coding sequence ATGGAGAATGTATTTGACATACTTAAAGAGCGTGGATATATTGAACAAGCGACACATGAAGAAGAAATTCGTGAACTTTTAGGAAGAGAATCTGTAACTTTTTATATAGGGTTTGATCCAACTGCTGATAGTTTACATGTTGGACATTTTTTACAAATAATGGTTATGGCTTATATGCAGAGAGCAGGTCATAGACCTATTTTTCTGCTTGGTGGAGGAACTTCAATGGTTGGAGACCCGTCAGGTAAAACCGATATGAGAAAAATGCTTACTGAGGAAGAAATAAGACATAATGCTGAATGTTTTAAAAGACAAGTTAGAAATTTATTAGATTTTTCAGAAGGTAAAGCTATTATGGTAAATAATGCCGAATGGCTGTTGGACTTAAAATACATACCTTTTCTTAGAGAGGTAGGGAAACATTTTTCAGTAAATAGAATGCTTACGGCAGAATGTTATAAAAATCGTATGGAAAGAGGATTGTCATTTCTTGAATTTAATTATATGATTATGCAGTCTTATGATTTCTTACAATTATATGAAAGGTATAATTGTAAATTACAGTTAGGTGGAAATGACCAGTGGTCAAATATTCTTGGTGGTGTTGATTTAATAAGAAGGATTAAAGGTGAACAGGCTTATGGAATGACTTTTAAGTTATTAACTACAAGTGAAGGTAAGAAAATGGGAAAAACTGAGTCAGGTGCAGTATGGCTTGATCCTGATAAAACATCACCTTATGATTTTTATCAATATTGGAGAAATGTTAATGATGCAGATGTTGAAAAATGTTTATCATTGTTAACATTTTTGCCTATGGAAGAAGTAAGACGCCTAGGCTCATTAGAAGGAGCAGAAATTAATAGAGCTAAAGAAATTCTTGCATTTGAAGTGACGAAATTGGTACATGGTGAAGAGGAAGCAAAAAAAGCTGATAGAGCTGCTAAAGCATTGTTTGGAAAAGGTGTTAATACTGAAGATGTACCATATACAGAATTTTCACGTGAAGAATTTAAAGAAGGTATGGATATAATAACTCTTTTAGAAAAAATTAATTTAATATCTTCAAGAAGTGAAGGAAGACGTCTTATAAAACAAAATGGTATTTCAGTTGAAAATGAAAAAGTAAAAGATTTTACTATGATTATAAAAGAAGAAGATTTTAAAGATGGCAAATTGATGATTAGAAAAGGTAAAAAAGTATATCATCAAATACGTTTAGTTTAA